One Nocardiopsis gilva YIM 90087 genomic window, ACACCATCCCCAACTTCCAGAACCCCGGCGGCGTCACCCTGAGCTCCGAGCGCCGCCGCCGCGTTCTGGAGATCTGCCAGCGCTACGGGCTGCTGGTGCTGGAGGACAACCCCTACGGCCTGCTGCGCTACGAGGGCGATCCCGAGCGGCCCCTGCGCGCCGACGCGCCCGACAACGTCATCTATCTCGGCTCCTTCTCCAAGACGCTCTCGCCAGGGTTCCGCATCGGATGGGCGCTGGCGCCCTCGGCGGTGCGCGCCAAGCTCGTTCTTGCCGCCGAGTCCGCGATGCTCAGCCACTCCACCTTCAACCAGATGGTCGTGGGGCGCTACCTGTCCACCCACCCGTGGCGCGAGCAGATCAAGGACTTCAACGAGATGTACCGGGAGCGCCGCGACGCCATGTTCGGCGCGCTGGACGCGCTCATGCCGGCCGGGACCACCTGGACCCGCCCCGAAGGCGGCTTCTTCGTCTGGGTCACCCTGCCCGAGGGGCTCGACGCCAAGGCCATGCTGCCGCGCGCCGTGAGCGAGCGCGTCGCCTATGTCCCGGGCACCGGGTTCTACGCCGGGGACGAGGGGCACCGCCACATGCGCCTGTCGTTCTGCTACCCGACGCCGGAGCAGATCCGCGAGGGCGTGCGGCGGCTCGTCGGTGTGATCAAGAGCGAGACGTCGCTGCGTGATACGTTCGGCAGCACGTCGGTCCCGCCCACCAGCGGCAGTGACGCACCGACGCCCGATATCCCCTGACCCGCAAGGCGCGATCCGCCGTGGTGACATCAGCAGGACAGAAGGAAGGCAGGACCGTGGCCGATCTCGACCGTGTGCTCGTACTCGCGGGTGGGATGTCGCCCGAGCACGAGGTCAGTGTGCGCTCGGGGCGACGCGTCGCCGAGGCGCTGCGCCGCCTCGACATCGAAGTTCAGGTCGCCGACGTCGACTCGGGGCTGCTCGGCATGCTCCGCAACGACCCGCCGCAGGTCGTCTTCCCGGTACTGCACGGCGCCTTGGGTGAGGACGGAGCGGTCCGGGAGATCCTGGAGCTCAGCGGCCTCCCCTATGTCGGCGCACCGCCCCAGGCGTGCCGGGTGGCGTTCGCCAAGCCGACGGCCAAGGCGCTGGTGGCCGAGCAAGGCGTGGCGG contains:
- a CDS encoding aminotransferase-like domain-containing protein; translation: MVASEVRALFAVASRPEVVSLAGGMPNVSALPLDRIGEIVQEVVAEQGPTALQYGSAQGDAVLREQICEVMSLEGIEADADDVIVTVGSQQALDLVTRVFVDPGDVVLCEAPTYVTAINTFAAFQADIRHIAIDDDGVIPEALEETLARLTAEGRTVKFFYTIPNFQNPGGVTLSSERRRRVLEICQRYGLLVLEDNPYGLLRYEGDPERPLRADAPDNVIYLGSFSKTLSPGFRIGWALAPSAVRAKLVLAAESAMLSHSTFNQMVVGRYLSTHPWREQIKDFNEMYRERRDAMFGALDALMPAGTTWTRPEGGFFVWVTLPEGLDAKAMLPRAVSERVAYVPGTGFYAGDEGHRHMRLSFCYPTPEQIREGVRRLVGVIKSETSLRDTFGSTSVPPTSGSDAPTPDIP